The window CGTATTCGATGGAAAAGCTGTTGAACGAAAACAAGGACGCCGTGGACGAGGCCGACCGGCAGACCATCGAGCAGGCGATCAAGGACGTGCGCAAGGCGCTCGAAGGCGATAACATCGACGAAATCACGCGCCGCATGCAGGCGCTGGAGGCCGCGAGCCACAAGATGGCCGAGGCGATGTACAAGAAGGCATCGGCGCAAGGCGGCGCTGGACCGGCCGAGCCGGGCGGTCCAGCCGGCGGCGGCGCGCCCCCGCCTCCCCGTGGCGGCGACGACGTGATCGACGCCGAGGTGGTCGAAGAGAACTGAATGGTCGAAGAGAACCGAGTGGTGGACGGAAACCGGGGGATCGACGACACTGAGCCCGGGCGAAAACCGAGCGGGGAATGACCGACGCGGACGAACT of the Deltaproteobacteria bacterium genome contains:
- a CDS encoding Hsp70 family protein produces the protein LSDDEVKKMVNDAESHASEDKARREEIETRNQADSQAYSMEKLLNENKDAVDEADRQTIEQAIKDVRKALEGDNIDEITRRMQALEAASHKMAEAMYKKASAQGGAGPAEPGGPAGGGAPPPPRGGDDVIDAEVVEEN